One Chlorobaculum limnaeum genomic window carries:
- the recN gene encoding DNA repair protein RecN: MLKSLYVRDFALIDELSVSFAPGLTIITGETGAGKSILMGALNMVLGERASAEMVRGGASKAVIEAVFGGEHYESIGEMLDEEQIERTPELILRRDISATGQSRCFINDTPCTVSLLKRVGQQLVDLHGQHDHQLLLHAETHAGMLDGFGLLHAETAQYRNTLEEYRKLRRELQCLTERADALREKRDFIDYQYRELEAAALVEGEERSIDEEINLLENAETLFSLGTELGENLYESESSAYTALSSAVHLLEKLTSIDQRFEPYLEELRGATATVEELNRHVGRYTGSIEFNRDRLEELRERQLLLQRLAKKHGKSIDELIALRDRLAEELSLEENVAGELAAIEADIRNARTALSASANSLSEHRREAAGRLEREIMAGLSTLGIPHSAFEVRFTREASPDGDIEIDGTRYKAFDNGCDRVEFMISTNLGESPKPLAKVASGGEISRVMLAMKSALARSAELPILVFDEIDTGISGKVAQSVGFSLKRLSRMHQIMAITHLPQIAAMGDLHLAVKKRIEADRTLTGVAPLDETRRIEEVARLFSGADITAASLQLATELIEAGKTA; this comes from the coding sequence ATGCTCAAAAGCCTTTATGTCAGGGATTTCGCGCTCATCGACGAACTTTCGGTCAGCTTCGCACCCGGACTGACCATCATCACCGGCGAGACCGGCGCGGGCAAGTCGATCCTGATGGGGGCGCTCAACATGGTGCTCGGCGAGCGGGCAAGCGCCGAGATGGTTCGCGGAGGCGCGTCCAAGGCGGTGATCGAGGCGGTCTTCGGCGGCGAACACTACGAAAGCATCGGCGAAATGCTCGACGAAGAACAGATCGAGCGTACGCCGGAACTGATTCTGCGGCGCGACATTTCGGCGACGGGCCAGTCGCGCTGCTTCATCAATGACACCCCCTGCACGGTCTCGCTGCTCAAGCGAGTGGGACAGCAGCTCGTCGATCTGCACGGCCAGCACGACCACCAGCTTCTCTTGCACGCCGAAACGCACGCCGGAATGCTTGACGGATTCGGCCTCCTGCACGCCGAAACCGCGCAGTACCGCAACACGCTCGAAGAGTACCGCAAGCTCCGCCGCGAGCTGCAATGCCTCACCGAACGCGCCGACGCGCTCCGCGAGAAGCGCGATTTCATCGATTATCAGTACAGGGAGCTTGAAGCGGCGGCGCTCGTCGAAGGCGAGGAGCGCTCGATTGACGAGGAGATCAACCTGCTCGAAAACGCCGAGACGCTCTTCAGCCTCGGTACGGAGCTGGGCGAAAACCTTTACGAATCGGAAAGTTCGGCCTACACGGCGCTCTCGTCGGCAGTACATTTACTCGAAAAGCTCACCTCGATCGACCAGCGCTTCGAACCGTACCTCGAAGAGCTGCGCGGCGCGACCGCCACGGTGGAGGAGCTGAACCGCCACGTGGGGCGCTACACCGGCAGCATCGAGTTCAACCGCGACCGACTCGAAGAGCTGCGCGAGCGACAGTTGCTGCTGCAAAGGCTCGCCAAAAAACACGGAAAAAGCATCGACGAACTGATTGCCCTGCGCGACCGTCTTGCCGAAGAGCTGTCACTCGAAGAGAATGTGGCGGGCGAACTTGCGGCCATCGAGGCCGACATCCGCAACGCCCGCACGGCGCTCTCGGCCTCGGCGAACAGCCTGTCGGAGCATCGGCGCGAAGCCGCCGGGCGGCTGGAGCGGGAGATCATGGCAGGCCTCTCGACGCTCGGCATCCCGCACAGCGCCTTCGAGGTGCGCTTCACCCGCGAAGCCTCGCCGGACGGCGATATCGAGATCGACGGCACGCGCTACAAGGCGTTCGACAACGGCTGCGACCGCGTCGAGTTCATGATTTCGACCAACCTCGGCGAGTCACCAAAGCCGCTGGCAAAGGTCGCCTCCGGCGGCGAAATCTCGCGCGTCATGCTCGCCATGAAGAGCGCGCTCGCCCGTTCGGCAGAGCTGCCGATTCTCGTGTTCGACGAAATCGACACCGGCATCAGCGGCAAGGTGGCCCAGTCGGTCGGCTTCAGCCTCAAGCGCCTCTCGCGGATGCACCAGATCATGGCCATCACCCACCTCCCGCAAATCGCCGCGATGGGTGACCTGCACCTCGCCGTCAAGAAACGCATCGAAGCCGACCGCACCCTCACCGGCGTCGCCCCGCTCGACGAAACCCGGCGCATCGAAGAGGTCGCCCGCCTCTTCAGCGGAGCTGACATCACCGCCGCCTCCCTCCAGCTCGCCACGGAGCTGATCGAAGCGGGGAAGACGGCGTAA
- the tatA gene encoding twin-arginine translocase TatA/TatE family subunit encodes MFGLGGQELILILLIILLLFGAQKLPELAKGLGKGIKEFKKAQNEIEDEFNKTMEEPSKKEKKA; translated from the coding sequence ATGTTTGGTTTAGGCGGCCAGGAACTCATACTCATCCTCCTCATCATCCTTCTCCTGTTCGGCGCGCAGAAGCTGCCCGAACTGGCCAAAGGACTCGGCAAAGGCATCAAGGAGTTCAAAAAAGCCCAGAATGAGATAGAGGACGAGTTCAACAAAACGATGGAAGAGCCATCGAAAAAGGAGAAAAAAGCCTGA
- a CDS encoding phosphatidylserine decarboxylase: MRITPYGTGSVLKTAIFCIVIFIAGLFLPQPGGAVLASVSLLFLLFTLYFYRDPERATPAGPGLVIAPADGKIVLKQTVDHPITGPGSTLVSIFMSPFNVHVNRIPVDGRVRGCQYHEGKFLMAFDHRSMSDNERMEITLDTAAGPVWFSQVSGFVARRIVCKLEAGEEVTRGSRFGMIKLGSRVDIALPASVRVTVAEGMNTTAGETVLGEA; this comes from the coding sequence ATGCGTATCACACCATACGGAACCGGCAGCGTCCTCAAAACTGCCATTTTCTGCATCGTCATCTTCATCGCGGGCCTGTTTTTACCTCAGCCCGGAGGCGCAGTCCTTGCTTCCGTCTCGCTCCTGTTTCTCCTCTTCACGCTCTATTTCTATCGCGATCCCGAACGCGCCACGCCCGCCGGGCCGGGCCTCGTCATCGCGCCCGCCGACGGCAAGATCGTGCTGAAGCAAACGGTGGATCACCCCATCACCGGGCCGGGTTCGACACTCGTCAGCATCTTCATGTCGCCATTCAACGTCCACGTAAACCGGATTCCGGTCGATGGCAGGGTGCGCGGCTGTCAATACCACGAGGGTAAATTTCTCATGGCCTTCGACCACCGCAGCATGTCGGACAACGAGCGCATGGAGATCACGCTCGACACCGCCGCCGGGCCGGTCTGGTTCTCGCAAGTGTCGGGATTCGTGGCCCGCAGGATCGTTTGCAAACTCGAAGCCGGGGAGGAGGTGACGCGCGGCAGCCGCTTCGGCATGATCAAGCTCGGGTCGCGGGTCGATATCGCGCTTCCGGCCTCCGTGCGGGTCACGGTCGCGGAGGGAATGAACACGACAGCGGGCGAAACGGTTCTCGGCGAAGCATAG
- the tilS gene encoding tRNA lysidine(34) synthetase TilS has protein sequence MNRTEKKFLENIRRQQLVSHGDAVLLAVSGGPDSMALLHLFAAVVPVLRCRLGVAHCNFTLRGEESDGDEAFVRDACAELGLECHVRRFDTTAVSAAWKKSTEETARLLRYEFFDELCRESAFTRIATGHHSGDNAETVLFNLFRGAAASGLHGIRSKHGKIIRPLLPFTRREIVAYLEEKGSGWRVDYTNEGVEHDRNFIRNRVIPVIEERFALKFTPSMQRISEQAGELEAFIEQHISRLLKANPGLDLAAGKLHVGAMRQLSIFEQKEILKRALKLRGLPVDSQALGRIAGLLDRQAGRSVPAGAGVEVVKQDGFLRFRQTGDPSNHR, from the coding sequence GTGAACAGAACCGAGAAAAAATTTCTTGAAAATATCCGGCGGCAGCAGCTTGTCTCGCACGGCGACGCGGTGCTCCTCGCGGTTTCCGGCGGCCCGGATTCGATGGCGCTGTTGCATCTTTTCGCGGCGGTGGTGCCGGTGCTGCGCTGCCGACTCGGCGTGGCGCACTGCAACTTCACGCTGCGGGGCGAAGAGAGCGATGGCGACGAAGCGTTCGTCCGCGATGCGTGCGCCGAGCTTGGCCTCGAATGCCACGTTCGGCGCTTCGACACAACGGCGGTTTCGGCGGCATGGAAAAAGTCGACAGAGGAGACCGCCCGTTTGCTGCGCTACGAGTTCTTCGACGAGTTGTGCCGCGAATCAGCTTTTACGCGAATCGCGACCGGGCATCACAGCGGCGACAACGCCGAGACGGTGCTTTTCAATCTCTTTCGCGGCGCGGCGGCGTCTGGTCTGCACGGAATCCGCTCGAAGCATGGCAAGATCATCAGGCCGCTCTTGCCTTTCACGCGGCGGGAGATCGTGGCGTACCTCGAAGAGAAGGGGAGTGGCTGGAGAGTCGATTACACCAACGAAGGTGTTGAGCATGACCGTAATTTCATTCGCAACCGGGTGATTCCGGTGATCGAGGAGCGTTTCGCCCTCAAGTTCACGCCATCGATGCAACGCATTTCGGAGCAGGCGGGCGAGCTCGAAGCGTTCATCGAGCAGCACATCTCGCGCCTGCTCAAAGCCAATCCGGGCCTCGATCTCGCGGCAGGCAAGCTGCACGTCGGCGCGATGCGGCAGCTCTCGATCTTCGAGCAAAAAGAGATTCTGAAGCGGGCGTTGAAGCTGCGCGGGCTTCCGGTTGACAGCCAGGCACTTGGCCGGATCGCCGGGCTGCTCGACCGGCAGGCGGGCAGGAGCGTTCCGGCGGGCGCGGGGGTCGAGGTGGTGAAACAGGATGGATTCCTGCGCTTCCGTCAAACCGGTGATCCGTCGAATCACCGGTAA
- the rnhA gene encoding ribonuclease HI: protein MEKTVILYTDGACSGNPGKGGWGALLMYGDTRKEISGYDPATTNNRMELMAAIRGLEALREPCRVQIYSDSAYLVNAMNEGWLKRWVKNSWKTAAKKPVENIDLWQEILKLTTLHTVTFHKVKGHSDNPYNNRCDELARLAIKDNS from the coding sequence ATGGAAAAAACGGTTATTCTTTACACCGACGGCGCGTGCAGCGGCAATCCCGGCAAAGGTGGCTGGGGGGCGCTGCTCATGTACGGCGACACCCGCAAGGAGATTTCGGGCTACGACCCCGCCACGACCAACAACCGCATGGAGCTGATGGCGGCCATCAGGGGGCTCGAAGCGCTCAGGGAGCCGTGCCGCGTACAGATTTACAGCGATTCAGCGTATCTTGTCAACGCCATGAACGAGGGGTGGCTCAAACGCTGGGTTAAGAACAGCTGGAAAACCGCTGCGAAAAAGCCGGTGGAAAACATCGACCTCTGGCAGGAAATCCTCAAGTTGACTACATTACACACCGTCACCTTTCACAAAGTCAAGGGCCACAGCGACAATCCGTACAACAACCGTTGCGACGAGCTGGCCCGGCTTGCCATCAAGGATAATTCCTAA
- the rpmB gene encoding 50S ribosomal protein L28 gives MSKVCILTGKRPIYGNNVSHANNHTRTRFEPNLHTKRIWIEEEKRWVKVRLTAKAMKIMSKTGTAELAKLLK, from the coding sequence ATGTCCAAAGTTTGCATACTGACCGGAAAAAGGCCGATATACGGCAACAACGTCTCCCATGCCAATAACCACACCCGCACCCGTTTCGAGCCGAACCTGCATACCAAGAGAATCTGGATCGAGGAAGAGAAGCGCTGGGTCAAGGTTCGCCTGACCGCCAAGGCGATGAAGATCATGTCCAAAACCGGCACCGCCGAACTGGCAAAGCTTCTGAAGTAA
- the chlG gene encoding chlorophyll synthase ChlG — translation MNGSDTLNPELHLNIDEKLDQSGISQSRQKIIQQALENVNRPGFRIEPSAILPLMKPVTWFPPMWAFACGVVSTGESVSQNISILVRGVILAGPLMCAMSQTMNDYFDREVDAINEPERPIPAGKISKQASWLITFGLILSGFLVALSIHPYVVAIAFVGVLMSHAYSGPPIRAKRNGWYGNLIVGLAYEGVAWLTGSFSITQGVPSTESIALAIIFSLGAHGIMTLNDFKSVVGDKIRKVASIPVQLGEKKAAILASVVMDAAQVAAIAILVAKGSMIPTAIAVTLLVMQLPMQKILIDHPAEKAVWYNAFGTLLYVLSMMVCAVGIRP, via the coding sequence ATGAACGGAAGCGATACGCTCAATCCAGAACTGCACCTGAACATCGACGAGAAACTGGATCAGTCCGGCATCAGTCAGTCCAGACAGAAAATCATCCAGCAAGCTCTCGAAAATGTGAACCGGCCCGGATTCCGTATCGAGCCTTCGGCGATTCTTCCGCTCATGAAGCCCGTGACCTGGTTTCCGCCAATGTGGGCCTTTGCCTGCGGCGTGGTTTCGACCGGTGAAAGCGTTTCGCAGAACATCTCCATTCTCGTCAGGGGCGTCATCCTCGCCGGGCCCCTGATGTGCGCCATGTCGCAGACAATGAACGATTACTTCGACCGCGAGGTCGATGCCATCAACGAACCTGAGCGCCCGATTCCAGCGGGAAAAATCTCGAAACAGGCGAGCTGGCTCATCACCTTCGGCCTGATTCTGTCGGGATTCCTCGTCGCCCTGTCGATCCACCCATACGTGGTGGCCATCGCCTTCGTCGGCGTTCTGATGTCTCACGCCTACTCCGGCCCGCCGATCCGGGCCAAGCGCAACGGCTGGTACGGCAACCTGATCGTCGGCCTCGCCTACGAAGGGGTCGCCTGGCTGACCGGCAGCTTCTCGATCACGCAGGGCGTGCCATCGACCGAGTCGATCGCGCTGGCCATCATTTTCTCGCTCGGCGCGCACGGCATCATGACGCTCAACGACTTCAAGTCGGTCGTGGGCGACAAAATCCGCAAGGTTGCCTCCATTCCGGTACAGCTCGGCGAAAAGAAAGCTGCAATCCTCGCTTCGGTGGTGATGGACGCCGCACAGGTCGCAGCCATCGCGATTCTTGTCGCCAAAGGCTCGATGATCCCGACCGCCATCGCCGTGACGCTGCTGGTCATGCAGCTCCCGATGCAGAAAATCCTGATCGACCACCCCGCCGAAAAAGCGGTCTGGTACAACGCTTTCGGCACGCTGCTCTATGTGCTCTCCATGATGGTCTGCGCCGTGGGCATAAGGCCTTAG
- the trpD gene encoding anthranilate phosphoribosyltransferase, translated as MRQQEILQKLLEGNDLSRHEMETCMNAIMENRFTDAGTGAILALLQKKGITPDEAIGACESIVSMATPVRLDPQAVDTCGTGGDHTGTFNISTAAAFIASGAGVPIAKHGNRSITSKCGSADVLEALGYRVDLPPAATEKLFRETGFAFLFAPLYHPSMKAVAAVRKELGIRTIFNMLGPVINPARVRRQLIGVFDPTVMDIYAEVLTLSGCDHVMLVHGSTGNGGGFDEPSVCGSTSMIELHEGQIIRHTVEPEEFGLGRWEIGDLAGGDSRANAQIIREVLDGSASQAKIDAALFASAITCYVSGMASCIDEGMSMSKESLETCEALDKMNRIIEINRQFAMKCDPASN; from the coding sequence ATGCGTCAACAGGAGATTCTTCAGAAGCTGCTGGAGGGCAACGACCTTTCCCGGCATGAGATGGAAACGTGCATGAACGCGATCATGGAAAACCGGTTCACCGATGCCGGAACCGGAGCTATTCTGGCGCTGTTGCAGAAAAAGGGAATCACTCCCGACGAGGCTATCGGCGCATGTGAAAGCATCGTGTCGATGGCCACGCCGGTCAGGCTCGATCCCCAGGCGGTCGATACCTGCGGCACGGGCGGCGACCACACGGGCACGTTCAACATTTCGACCGCCGCAGCCTTCATCGCCTCCGGCGCTGGCGTCCCGATTGCCAAGCACGGCAATCGCTCGATCACCAGCAAGTGCGGCAGCGCCGACGTGCTCGAAGCGCTCGGCTACCGGGTCGATCTTCCGCCCGCCGCCACCGAGAAGCTGTTCCGCGAAACCGGCTTTGCCTTCCTCTTCGCCCCGCTCTACCACCCTTCGATGAAGGCCGTGGCGGCTGTCCGCAAGGAGCTTGGCATCAGGACGATCTTCAACATGCTCGGCCCGGTCATCAATCCGGCGCGGGTGCGGCGACAGCTCATCGGCGTGTTCGATCCTACGGTGATGGATATTTATGCCGAGGTGCTCACGCTCTCCGGATGCGACCACGTCATGCTTGTCCACGGTAGCACGGGCAACGGCGGGGGCTTCGACGAACCGAGCGTCTGCGGGTCGACCTCGATGATCGAACTGCATGAAGGGCAAATCATCCGCCACACCGTCGAGCCGGAGGAGTTCGGCCTCGGCAGATGGGAGATCGGCGACCTCGCCGGAGGCGACAGCCGCGCCAATGCGCAGATCATCCGGGAGGTGCTTGACGGCTCGGCATCACAGGCAAAAATCGATGCCGCGCTCTTCGCCTCGGCCATCACCTGCTACGTTTCGGGCATGGCTTCCTGCATCGACGAAGGGATGAGCATGTCTAAAGAGAGCCTCGAAACCTGCGAGGCGCTCGACAAAATGAACCGGATCATCGAAATCAACCGGCAGTTCGCCATGAAATGCGACCCGGCATCAAACTGA
- a CDS encoding aminopeptidase P family protein has translation MSHDILHTYRSTLRTKIFRKMTAAGVDSLLVTDLATIRWLTGFSGSNARLLFAGDATSVLFTDFRYQEQVRQETSGIATVILKDSLPVELASGSFRLGDKMALQADHITWHEMQRLSEKLGHLEFAPVSAFFDEFREINHIEELDRMRRAVALSETVLEAVIGMIAPGVTEIDIAAEITYRHRKLGAEKDSFDPIVAGGAHGAMPHAKPTAAAFEPGTLIVIDMGCIVDGYASDQTRTVAFGRISDEQRNVYRIVQEAQQLGIDAARAGMAARDLDAEVRNFIAAAGYGEAFGHGLGHGVGVEVHESPRVGTASTGILREGTLFTVEPGIYIPGRFGVRIEDMVALGPDGAEPLQRFTKDLIEL, from the coding sequence ATGTCGCACGATATACTTCATACCTACCGTAGTACCCTGCGTACCAAAATATTCAGAAAGATGACCGCCGCCGGGGTGGACTCGCTGCTGGTGACCGATCTGGCGACCATTCGATGGCTTACCGGCTTCAGTGGCTCGAATGCCAGGCTGCTCTTCGCCGGAGATGCGACCTCCGTGCTCTTCACCGATTTCCGCTATCAGGAGCAGGTTCGGCAGGAGACCAGCGGCATCGCAACAGTGATTCTCAAAGACTCGCTGCCCGTCGAGCTGGCGTCGGGTTCGTTCCGGCTTGGCGACAAGATGGCGTTGCAGGCCGACCACATCACCTGGCACGAGATGCAGCGGCTTTCGGAGAAGCTCGGCCACCTGGAGTTCGCGCCGGTTTCGGCCTTTTTCGACGAGTTCCGCGAGATCAACCACATCGAGGAACTCGACCGGATGCGCCGCGCCGTCGCTCTCAGCGAAACGGTGCTCGAAGCGGTGATCGGCATGATCGCCCCCGGGGTGACCGAAATCGACATCGCCGCCGAAATCACCTACCGCCACCGCAAGCTCGGCGCGGAGAAGGACTCGTTCGATCCCATCGTGGCCGGAGGCGCTCACGGCGCGATGCCGCACGCCAAGCCGACTGCCGCCGCTTTCGAGCCGGGTACGCTCATTGTCATCGACATGGGGTGCATCGTCGATGGCTACGCCTCCGACCAGACCCGCACGGTCGCCTTCGGCAGGATTTCCGACGAGCAGCGCAACGTCTACCGCATCGTGCAAGAGGCGCAGCAGCTCGGCATCGATGCGGCCAGAGCGGGCATGGCCGCCCGCGATCTCGACGCCGAGGTGCGCAACTTCATCGCCGCCGCAGGCTACGGCGAAGCCTTCGGCCACGGCCTCGGCCACGGCGTGGGCGTCGAAGTGCACGAATCCCCGCGCGTCGGTACCGCCTCGACCGGCATCCTCCGCGAAGGCACGCTTTTCACCGTCGAACCGGGCATCTACATCCCGGGCCGCTTCGGCGTCCGCATCGAAGACATGGTAGCCCTCGGCCCCGACGGCGCGGAACCGTTGCAGCGGTTTACGAAGGATTTGATTGAACTTTAA
- the cutA gene encoding divalent-cation tolerance protein CutA: MSESKSSGYCMVITTVPDREEAEKLAQGILENRLAACVHVSDIHGFFFWDGEIQNDDEVSLFIKTTKKRYDALESYIQEYHPYDVPEIIQLPITGGSPEYLAWLDATTGEK, translated from the coding sequence ATGAGTGAATCGAAATCCAGCGGCTACTGCATGGTCATCACAACGGTTCCCGACCGGGAGGAGGCTGAAAAACTGGCGCAGGGCATTCTCGAAAACCGCCTCGCTGCCTGCGTTCATGTATCGGATATTCACGGCTTCTTTTTCTGGGATGGCGAGATACAGAACGACGACGAAGTCTCGCTTTTCATTAAAACCACGAAGAAACGATACGACGCCCTCGAAAGCTACATTCAGGAATACCATCCCTACGATGTTCCGGAGATTATCCAGCTGCCGATAACTGGCGGATCACCTGAATATCTGGCGTGGCTGGATGCTACGACGGGGGAGAAATAA
- a CDS encoding DUF2971 domain-containing protein, giving the protein MNNTPQILYKYVSCDIAKIILETNAIRATPPIDFNDPFEVLPQSMEVTEALGRELINRFESKAFYDVAVKNKDITYQQYLLFLKTYPDKAIQILKDTFMSDDKFVMKVLKGNVEKYSELFGLLCLSAKRDNILMWSHYADNHRGVVIGFDSKKLFRHGYFKVRYSEERCFYNVKDERDINGLMELFATKARMWEYEDEYRALINFHDCIKSSAGIYLYGFNREAIKELIFGIRILESEKVDILRLISDCRNVSVMQANLHDKMFKIEFDDHAL; this is encoded by the coding sequence ATGAATAATACCCCTCAAATTCTTTACAAATATGTTAGCTGCGATATTGCAAAAATTATTTTAGAAACTAATGCAATTAGGGCTACCCCACCAATTGATTTTAATGATCCGTTTGAAGTTTTGCCACAATCGATGGAGGTGACAGAGGCTTTAGGTAGAGAACTGATTAATAGGTTTGAGAGTAAGGCTTTTTACGATGTGGCGGTAAAAAATAAAGATATAACTTATCAGCAATATCTTCTGTTTTTAAAAACGTATCCCGATAAGGCGATTCAAATTTTAAAAGATACGTTTATGTCTGATGATAAGTTTGTTATGAAGGTTTTAAAAGGTAACGTTGAAAAATACTCGGAACTTTTTGGTTTACTCTGTCTTAGTGCCAAAAGAGATAATATTTTGATGTGGAGTCATTATGCGGATAATCATAGAGGTGTGGTGATTGGTTTTGATTCGAAAAAATTATTTCGACATGGATATTTTAAAGTTAGGTATTCAGAAGAAAGATGTTTTTATAACGTTAAAGATGAAAGAGATATTAATGGCCTCATGGAGTTATTTGCTACAAAAGCAAGGATGTGGGAGTATGAAGATGAGTATAGGGCGCTGATTAATTTTCATGATTGTATAAAAAGTAGTGCGGGAATTTATTTGTACGGTTTTAATAGAGAAGCAATTAAAGAGTTGATTTTTGGAATAAGAATTTTAGAAAGCGAAAAAGTAGATATTTTGCGGCTGATCAGTGATTGTCGTAATGTGAGTGTTATGCAAGCAAATTTACATGATAAAATGTTTAAAATTGAATTCGATGATCATGCGTTATGA
- a CDS encoding ATP-binding protein produces the protein MSWNSIVGHEPQLRVLKTALGADRLAHAYLFAGPEGSGKESVAFELAKILNCRNSGDLPGEGSCGECESCRQADRLMHPNIEYLFPVEAALLEPSDPSKKENKKLAEVKERYEALIEEKLRNPFFTPAMERSMGILTEQVVMLQQKASLAPRDGGKKVFIISQAERLHPTAANKLLKLLEEPPAHVVFVLVSSRPESVLPTIRSRCQTLTFARPKPVEIEAWIARRAPQLDESERRFIVSLARGNLASALELIEAETGEGAVPAVVGIRNKAIDYLRNILVPAKFHEAIGTCEELAKSSTRTEQLIFLDALLLFFQDVTRRAIDPTFPELNNPDIAENTNRFVKAFPNRDLYRASSMIEEAMRSIERNASVILVMAGLTAELRGILQGR, from the coding sequence ATGAGCTGGAATTCGATAGTCGGCCACGAACCCCAGCTCCGGGTGCTCAAAACGGCGCTCGGAGCCGACCGTCTGGCTCATGCCTATCTCTTTGCCGGGCCTGAAGGTTCGGGCAAGGAGAGCGTAGCGTTTGAACTCGCCAAAATCCTCAACTGCCGCAATTCCGGTGACTTGCCAGGCGAAGGCTCGTGCGGCGAATGCGAAAGCTGCCGCCAGGCCGACCGCTTGATGCACCCCAACATCGAGTACCTCTTCCCAGTCGAAGCGGCGCTGCTCGAACCCTCCGATCCGTCGAAAAAAGAGAACAAGAAACTTGCCGAGGTGAAGGAGCGCTACGAGGCGCTGATCGAGGAGAAGCTGCGCAACCCCTTCTTCACGCCCGCCATGGAGCGTTCGATGGGCATTCTGACCGAGCAGGTGGTGATGTTGCAGCAAAAGGCCTCGCTCGCCCCGCGCGACGGCGGCAAGAAGGTGTTCATCATCTCGCAGGCGGAACGCTTGCACCCGACGGCGGCCAACAAGCTGCTGAAATTGCTCGAAGAACCGCCGGCGCACGTGGTGTTCGTGCTGGTCTCGTCGCGCCCGGAATCGGTGCTGCCCACCATCCGCTCGCGCTGCCAGACGCTCACCTTCGCCCGCCCGAAACCGGTGGAGATCGAAGCGTGGATCGCCCGCCGCGCCCCGCAATTGGACGAATCCGAGCGGCGCTTCATCGTGAGCCTCGCGCGCGGCAACCTGGCGAGCGCGCTGGAACTCATCGAAGCCGAAACGGGCGAAGGAGCAGTTCCGGCGGTAGTCGGTATCCGCAACAAAGCCATCGACTACCTCCGCAACATCCTCGTGCCCGCCAAATTCCACGAAGCCATCGGCACGTGCGAAGAACTCGCCAAAAGCTCCACGCGCACCGAACAGCTCATCTTTCTCGACGCACTCCTGCTTTTCTTCCAGGATGTCACCCGCCGCGCCATCGACCCCACCTTCCCGGAACTCAACAACCCCGACATCGCGGAAAACACCAACCGCTTCGTCAAAGCCTTCCCCAACCGCGACCTCTACCGCGCCTCAAGCATGATCGAAGAGGCCATGCGCTCCATCGAACGCAACGCCAGCGTGATTCTGGTGATGGCCGGTTTAACAGCGGAGTTGCGGGGGATTTTGCAGGGGAGGTAA